The following are encoded in a window of Phaseolus vulgaris cultivar G19833 chromosome 3, P. vulgaris v2.0, whole genome shotgun sequence genomic DNA:
- the LOC137808098 gene encoding transcription factor MYB114-like, which produces MAPRISDGTPKRSPMNRGAWTPEEDRKLAHCIEIYGAKRWKTVALKSGLNRCGKSCRLRWLNYLRPNIKRGNISDEEEDLILRLHRLLGNRWSLIAGRLPGRTDNEIKNYWNSHLCKKVNQKEERPESSTTQEIIGQNENAEDNHAMSENGIATNESGNLDVTFDVDEFFNFSEESCGLDWLNKYLGT; this is translated from the exons ATGGCACCAAGGATCAGTGATGGAACACCCAAGAGATCACCAATGAACAGAGGTGCATGGACCCCAGAGGAAGACCGAAAGCTTGCCCATTGCATTGAAATATATGGTGCAAAGAGGTGGAAGACTGTAGCACTTAAATCAG GTTTGAATAGATGTGGGAAGAGTTGCAGGCTGAGATGGTTAAACTATCTGAGACCTAATATCAAGAGGGGAAACATAtcagatgaagaagaagatttGATTCTTAGGCTTCACAGACTCTTGGGAAACAG GTGGTCTTTGATAGCTGGTAGGCTTCCAGGACGAACagacaatgaaattaaaaattattggaACTCTCATTTGTGCAAAAAAGTGAATCAGAAAGAGGAGAGACCAGAATCTTCAACAACACAGGAAATTATTGGCCAGAATGAGAATGCTGAGGACAACCATGCAATGTCAGAGAATGGGATTGCAACTAACGAAAGTGGTAACTTAGATGTTACATTCGACGTTGACGAATTTTTCAACTTCTCTGAGGAATCCTGTGGGTTAGATTGGCTGAACAAGTACTTGGGAACTTGA